One part of the Vitis riparia cultivar Riparia Gloire de Montpellier isolate 1030 chromosome 6, EGFV_Vit.rip_1.0, whole genome shotgun sequence genome encodes these proteins:
- the LOC117916581 gene encoding uncharacterized protein LOC117916581, which produces MSPAASFLLFFSLALLSLARAQGRAPHGLAYENPMAFSPSAFDFFHPNGQKPSTQNPCAASNCSPLPMAAQVEASLAHQSKASSNRVGAGGIAGIVFGFVFAVLLAMGVYYVAVTRRANLTRANSVQPDA; this is translated from the coding sequence ATGAGTCCAGCGGCTTCTTTCCTGCTCTTCTTTTCTCTTGCCCTTCTCTCCTTAGCTAGAGCTCAAGGTAGAGCACCCCATGGGCTTGCTTATGAGAACCCGATGGCTTTCTCGCCATCTgcatttgatttcttccatCCGAACGGCCAAAAACCAAGCACCCAAAACCCTTGTGCTGCATCAAACTGCTCACCATTGCCTATGGCAGCGCAGGTGGAAGCCAGTCTAGCGCATCAAAGCAAAGCATCAAGCAACCGGGTGGGAGCTGGAGGAATTGCGGGCATTGTGTTTGGGTTTGTGTTTGCTGTGCTTTTGGCAATGGGTGTTTACTATGTGGCGGTCACACGTCGAGCCAATTTGACCCGAGCCAACTCTGTTCAGCCTGATGCTTGA
- the LOC117915600 gene encoding aquaporin PIP2-7, with product MAKDVETSGQEFSNKDYHDPPPAPLIDPDELTQWSLYRAIIAEFIATLLFLYITVLTVIGYKSQSDTDPCGGVGILGIAWAFGGMIFILVYCTAGISGGHINPAVTFGLFLARKVSLVRALMYMIAQCLGAICGVGLVKAFQSSLYNRYGGGANELADGYNKGVGLGAEIIGTFVLVYTVFSATDPKRNARDSHVPVLAPLPIGFAVFMVHLATIPITGTGINPARSFGAAVIYNNDKAWDDHWMFWVGPFIGAAIAAFYHQYILRAAAIKALGSFRSNA from the exons ATGGCGAAAGACGTTGAAACCTCGGGACAAGAGTTTTCGAACAAGGACTACCATGATCCACCTCCGGCGCCGCTGATCGACCCAGATGAATTAACACAATGGTCCTTATACAGAGCCATCATCGCCGAGTTTATCGCCACCCTGCTTTTCCTCTATATCACTGTCCTAACAGTGATCGGATACAAGAGCCAGTCCGACACCGACCCATGCGGGGGCGTGGGCATCTTGGGTATCGCCTGGGCCTTCGGCGGAATGATCTTCATCCTAGTCTACTGCACCGCCGGCATCTCCG GAGGACACATAAACCCGGCGGTGACCTTTGGGCTGTTCTTGGCGAGGAAGGTGTCGCTGGTGAGGGCTCTCATGTACATGATAGCTCAGTGCCTGGGTGCAATCTGCGGTGTGGGCTTGGTGAAGGCGTTTCAGTCTTCGCTCTACAATAGGTACGGTGGGGGAGCAAACGAGCTGGCTGATGGCTACAACAAGGGCGTGGGATTGGGTGCTGAGATCATCGGCACCTTTGTTCTTGTCTACACCGTCTTCTCTGCCACTGACCCCAAGAGGAACGCCCGAGACTCCCATGTTCCT GTTTTGGCACCACTGCCCATCGGATTTGCGGTGTTCATGGTTCACCTGGCAACAATTCCCATCACCGGCACCGGTATCAACCCGGCTAGAAGCTTCGGAGCTGCTGTCATCTATAACAACGACAAGGCCTGGGATGACCAT TGGATGTTCTGGGTCGGACCATTCATTGGAGCTGCCATTGCTGCATTCTACCACCAGTATATTCTGAGAGCAGCGGCCATTAAAGCTCTAGGATCTTTCAGGAGCAATGCCTAG
- the LOC117916683 gene encoding 60S ribosomal protein L12 — translation MPPKFDPSQVVDVYVRVTGGEVGAASSLAPKIGPLGLSPKKIGEDIAKETAKDWKGLRVTVKLTVQNRQAKVSVVPSAAALVIKALKEPERDRKKTKNIKHNGNISLDDVIEIAKIMSPRSMAKDLSGTVKEILGTCVSVGCTVDGKDPKDLQQEIADGDVEIPLD, via the coding sequence ATGCCGCCGAAGTTTGATCCCTCACAGGTCGTCGACGTCTACGTCCGGGTCACCGGCGGGGAGGTTGGAGCGGCGAGTTCACTCGCTCCCAAAATCGGCCCACTGGGTCTCTCTCCAAAGAAGATCGGAGAAGACATCGCCAAAGAGACAGCCAAGGACTGGAAGGGCCTCCGAGTCACTGTGAAGCTCACCGTTCAGAATCGGCAGGCCAAGGTCTCCGTCGTCCCCTCTGCCGCTGCTCTGGTCATAAAAGCTCTCAAGGAGCCCGAGCGTGACCGCAAGAAGACcaagaatatcaaacacaatggCAACATCTCGCTTGATGATGTGATAGAGATCGCGAAGATCATGAGTCCGAGATCGATGGCTAAGGATCTGAGTGGCACCGTGAAGGAGATTCTCGGCACTTGCGTGTCCGTAGGATGCACGGTGGATGGGAAGGATCCCAAGGATTTGCAGCAGGAGATTGCCGACGGCGACGTTGAGATCCCTCTGGACTGA
- the LOC117915660 gene encoding uncharacterized protein LOC117915660, which produces MASGKSYYARPNYRFLSGDRDVPAITSEAVIELDESDIWSSSHSASPEFRNPVPSSRLAKKPSKRGESGDRSTATVGSLPVNIPDWSKILREDYRDNRSREADDDDDDDDDDGDAASRVPPHEFLARQFARTRIASFSVYEGIGRTLKGRDLSRVRNAIWEKTGFQD; this is translated from the coding sequence ATGGCGTCTGGCAAAAGCTACTACGCTCGTCCCAACTACCGATTCCTCTCCGGCGATCGTGACGTTCCTGCGATCACTTCCGAGGCCGTCATAGAGCTTGACGAGTCCGATATCTGGAGCTCCTCCCACTCTGCCTCGCCCGAGTTCCGCAATCCAGTGCCGAGTTCGCGACTCGCGAAGAAGCCGTCGAAGCGTGGAGAGTCAGGCGATCGCAGCACCGCGACGGTCGGATCGCTGCCGGTAAACATTCCGGACTGGTCCAAGATCCTTAGAGAGGATTACAGAGACAATCGGAGCAGAGAAGCAGACGACGACGATGATGACGATGACGACGATGGCGACGCAGCCAGCCGAGTCCCTCCGCACGAGTTCCTGGCAAGGCAGTTTGCGAGGACTCGGATCGCTTCCTTCTCGGTGTACGAAGGGATTGGGAGGACTCTGAAAGGGAGAGATCTGAGCAGGGTAAGGAATGCAATCTGGGAGAAAACTGGATTCCAAGATTAA